Proteins encoded together in one Polaribacter reichenbachii window:
- a CDS encoding T9SS type A sorting domain-containing protein — translation MKTKLLFLTLLTVAFTATTNGQDKIWDFGGLAPYTSAEQIAMWPVVDFSAGEGLTVIKDGLTLVGDSSGDKFGKIENSGGKTWDEGTDDEYKTINRFKFEGSAGAIGTVLPTYSYLSFPVTGNVDIKIWYRASGDSSGRELNITDGTNVLAKVDGNGNTDPLTLTASKTGAGTIYIFGTGNSFNLYKIQVTSVATANTKKFNANIKAIAKAIGNKIYISNVEKNTEITIYSITGALVKKINTNKDTDFLMKPGVWIAKIKTDKGIKSLKLLTQ, via the coding sequence ATGAAAACAAAATTACTTTTTTTAACTTTATTAACGGTAGCCTTTACAGCTACAACAAATGGCCAAGATAAGATTTGGGACTTTGGAGGATTAGCTCCTTACACAAGTGCAGAGCAAATTGCAATGTGGCCTGTGGTAGATTTTAGTGCTGGCGAAGGTTTAACTGTAATAAAAGACGGTTTAACATTAGTAGGAGATAGCTCTGGAGACAAATTTGGTAAAATTGAAAATAGCGGAGGTAAAACTTGGGATGAAGGTACTGATGATGAATATAAAACAATAAATCGTTTTAAATTTGAAGGTTCTGCAGGAGCTATAGGCACAGTACTACCAACGTATAGTTATTTATCTTTTCCAGTAACTGGAAATGTAGACATTAAAATCTGGTACAGAGCAAGTGGCGATAGTTCTGGTCGTGAATTAAATATAACTGATGGTACAAATGTACTTGCAAAAGTAGATGGAAATGGAAATACTGATCCATTAACTTTAACTGCATCGAAAACTGGTGCAGGTACTATTTATATTTTTGGCACAGGAAACTCATTTAACTTATACAAAATACAAGTAACATCTGTAGCTACTGCAAATACCAAAAAATTTAATGCAAACATAAAAGCTATTGCAAAAGCAATTGGAAACAAAATTTATATTTCTAATGTAGAAAAGAATACAGAAATTACGATTTACAGTATTACAGGTGCTTTAGTTAAAAAAATAAACACTAATAAAGACACAGATTTTTTAATGAAACCTGGTGTGTGGATTGCTAAAATTAAAACAGATAAAGGTATTAAATCTTTAAAATTATTAACTCAATAA
- a CDS encoding Ig-like domain-containing protein produces MFTYLNKLKIISKSINILLITILINSCSSSAIEDDLNTLIESITIEGNTITDGTTSQLSVIINPISASNKTVSWSIDKTSIATISQTGLLTAISNGEVKVGVRAKDGSGVKSEKIFDISGVIAATILVESITINATNIIDGSSQQLSINIIPNNATNQSVAWSVSDTNIAEISSDGLLIPKTNGTIKITASSTDGSNTSAEIEITISGINSNVNGIVVNTSEELLTAISSVNAGENIYIKSGNYVFSSTIKLIKDGSSSNLINLLPHPDNATRPKFDFSSMSENSSNRGIAIEGDYWYVKGIDVFGAGDNGMFIKGNNNLIEYCRFSENKDTGLQIGNGASNNTVLNCDSFYNADSTLENADGFACKLDAGDGNKFIGCRAWQNLDDGWDGYMRGNDNITTIYENCWAFNNGYLKDGSKGAGDGNGFKTGGSDDKLLKHNAIYKNCIAAGNIYDGFDHNSNKGAIEIYNCSSFKNGRNINFGSSNIASSLTIKNTLSFNGDNSDSYKATTTDITNNGWLNGLITNTDDFVSIDITLLSSSRDVYGNLPNIDFLKLVTGSDLIDAGVDVGLSFNGSAPDIGAFEKE; encoded by the coding sequence ATGTTTACATACTTAAATAAATTAAAAATTATTTCAAAAAGTATTAATATATTGCTAATTACAATACTTATTAATTCTTGTAGTAGTAGCGCTATAGAAGATGATTTAAACACTTTAATAGAATCAATAACTATAGAAGGCAATACCATTACAGACGGAACAACAAGTCAATTATCTGTTATCATAAACCCAATTTCTGCAAGTAATAAAACTGTTTCTTGGAGCATAGATAAAACATCTATTGCAACAATATCACAAACAGGTTTGTTAACCGCGATTTCTAATGGTGAGGTTAAAGTAGGCGTAAGAGCAAAAGACGGGTCTGGAGTTAAAAGTGAAAAAATATTTGATATTTCTGGAGTAATAGCTGCTACTATTTTAGTAGAAAGTATTACTATAAATGCAACAAATATTATAGATGGTAGTTCACAACAATTGTCTATTAACATTATACCAAATAATGCTACAAACCAATCTGTTGCTTGGTCTGTTTCTGATACTAATATTGCTGAAATTTCATCAGATGGATTATTAATACCAAAAACTAATGGAACTATCAAAATTACAGCATCTTCAACAGATGGAAGCAATACATCTGCAGAAATAGAAATCACAATTTCTGGTATTAATTCTAATGTAAATGGAATTGTTGTAAACACATCCGAAGAACTTTTAACAGCTATTTCTAGCGTAAACGCTGGAGAAAATATTTATATTAAAAGTGGAAATTATGTTTTTTCTTCAACTATAAAATTGATTAAAGACGGTTCTTCATCAAACTTAATAAACCTTTTACCTCATCCGGATAATGCTACAAGACCAAAATTTGATTTTTCATCTATGTCAGAAAACTCATCAAACAGAGGTATTGCAATAGAAGGTGATTATTGGTATGTGAAAGGTATTGATGTTTTTGGAGCTGGTGATAATGGAATGTTTATTAAAGGTAATAATAACTTGATTGAATATTGCAGATTTAGCGAAAATAAAGATACAGGTTTACAAATAGGCAATGGAGCAAGTAACAATACAGTTTTAAATTGCGATTCTTTTTACAATGCAGATTCTACTTTAGAAAATGCAGATGGTTTTGCCTGTAAATTAGATGCAGGTGATGGTAATAAATTTATTGGTTGTAGAGCTTGGCAAAATTTAGATGATGGTTGGGATGGTTATATGAGAGGCAATGATAATATTACAACCATTTATGAAAACTGCTGGGCGTTTAATAACGGATATTTAAAAGATGGATCTAAAGGTGCAGGTGATGGAAATGGTTTTAAAACAGGTGGGAGCGATGATAAACTTTTAAAACATAATGCTATCTATAAAAATTGTATTGCTGCTGGTAATATTTATGATGGTTTTGACCATAATAGCAATAAAGGAGCTATAGAAATTTACAATTGCTCTTCATTTAAAAATGGTAGAAACATTAATTTCGGAAGTTCTAATATTGCAAGTTCTTTAACCATAAAAAACACACTTAGTTTTAATGGTGATAATAGCGATAGTTATAAAGCAACAACTACAGATATTACCAATAATGGCTGGCTAAATGGCTTAATAACTAATACTGATGACTTTGTAAGTATAGATATTACTTTATTAAGCAGTAGCAGAGATGTATATGGAAATTTGCCAAATATCGATTTTCTGAAATTAGTTACAGGCAGTGATCTAATTGATGCTGGTGTAGATGTAGGACTATCTTTTAATGGATCGGCTCCTGATATAGGTGCTTTTGAGAAAGAATAA
- a CDS encoding LacI family DNA-binding transcriptional regulator — protein sequence MPKKPTIYDIAERLNITAATVSRALNNNPKISKPTRELVIKTAAEMGYEQNKLAQALKSGKSHNVGVIVPRIDNNFFASVIRGIEEELYPKGYHVIICQTHNKEDLEIRNINSLLNAQVDGILMSISNAKIEEKEGFKNLLKKSIPLIFFDRKRDIQDVSTVTIDDFRGAYESTQHLINQGCKRIAHLSNDRLFLIYKNRYLGYKQAIIDNGLEFDENLVIEIESKISEGKRITKELLALENPADGIFSSSDFTALGAIEEIKSQGLKIPENIAVVGFSNEPFTKFMELSITTVDQSPVEMGRIAAQVFLEEITNSKKVKSKKEVILSPELIVRKSSMKLENKFI from the coding sequence ATGCCAAAAAAACCAACGATTTATGATATAGCCGAAAGACTTAATATTACTGCAGCAACTGTATCTAGAGCTTTAAATAACAATCCTAAAATAAGTAAACCTACAAGAGAGCTAGTTATAAAAACAGCAGCAGAAATGGGATATGAGCAAAATAAACTTGCACAAGCACTTAAAAGTGGAAAGAGTCATAATGTTGGTGTAATCGTTCCACGAATTGATAATAATTTTTTTGCATCTGTAATTAGAGGTATAGAAGAAGAACTATATCCAAAAGGGTATCATGTAATCATTTGTCAGACTCATAATAAAGAAGATTTAGAAATACGAAATATTAACTCTTTATTAAATGCACAAGTAGATGGAATATTAATGTCTATTTCTAATGCTAAAATAGAAGAGAAAGAGGGTTTTAAAAATTTACTCAAAAAAAGTATTCCGCTTATATTTTTTGATAGAAAAAGAGATATTCAAGATGTTAGCACTGTAACCATAGATGATTTTAGAGGAGCCTACGAATCTACTCAACATCTTATTAATCAAGGATGTAAACGAATAGCGCATTTATCAAACGATAGGTTATTTTTAATTTATAAAAACAGGTATTTAGGATACAAACAAGCTATAATTGATAATGGTCTTGAATTTGATGAAAATTTAGTGATAGAAATTGAGAGTAAAATAAGTGAAGGAAAAAGAATTACTAAAGAGCTTTTAGCTTTAGAGAATCCTGCTGATGGTATATTTTCATCTAGTGATTTTACTGCTCTAGGTGCTATAGAAGAAATTAAATCTCAGGGGCTTAAAATTCCTGAAAACATTGCTGTTGTTGGGTTTAGTAATGAGCCATTTACAAAGTTTATGGAACTTTCTATAACAACCGTAGATCAATCACCTGTAGAGATGGGTAGAATTGCGGCCCAAGTTTTTTTAGAAGAAATAACAAATAGTAAAAAAGTTAAATCTAAAAAAGAAGTAATATTGAGTCCTGAACTTATTGTTAGAAAATCATCTATGAAATTAGAAAATAAATTTATTTAA
- a CDS encoding RagB/SusD family nutrient uptake outer membrane protein: protein MKKIKSIIILAVLIMSLFNSCKEFDSDFLETPAKSTLQESLIFSQVDLARGAIDGILEPIGQTNSYRGRHIPFYGFNTDTEWNYNSSSVGNATGDLMVYDAKANNTQMNRTNSSWAMIYRAIERANICIKGIRLYGNPEVGNEMGQLLGEALTLRAMYYSDLVKTWGDVPALFEPTTFESAYTPKSSRNIVYKQIIADLAEASELVAWPNESSATTSVEKVNKAFVKGLRARVALAASGFQQFPNDGVRRSNDPDLSVAKMYKIALDECRSIINSGTVGLEPSFETVWRKLNEENISAGGESIWEMPFSDGRGRVNFSFAIRHRSVDQHTGQARGGISGPLPTVFYDYDEADSRRDITCVPYQWGTAIDGFSKQELVSLDIWYFGKYRYEWMNRYVTSSNDDGINKMYMRYAEIILMAAEAANELEGPSAAAPYLKQIRRRAFNAADHATKVDGYVNALTTKEDMFNAIVKEHKYEFTGEMERKQALIRWNKLGTNLATAKQKMLDLKNRTGEYADVPTTLYYKYEADEETLKIYGLNRGETTNPGPDYFSKDWTVIEDDVINSLFKEGVNPDDRQFWPIWQVFIDSSNGTLVNDYGY, encoded by the coding sequence ATGAAAAAAATAAAATCAATAATAATTTTAGCAGTGCTTATAATGAGTCTTTTCAATTCTTGTAAAGAATTTGATAGCGACTTTTTAGAAACACCAGCAAAATCAACTTTACAAGAATCACTAATTTTTTCACAAGTTGATTTGGCTAGAGGAGCAATAGATGGTATTCTAGAGCCAATAGGGCAAACAAACTCATATAGAGGTAGACATATACCTTTTTATGGATTTAATACAGATACTGAATGGAACTATAACTCATCGTCTGTTGGAAATGCTACAGGAGATCTTATGGTGTATGATGCAAAAGCAAATAATACACAAATGAACAGAACCAATAGTTCTTGGGCAATGATTTATAGAGCTATAGAAAGAGCTAATATTTGTATAAAAGGTATTAGATTGTATGGTAACCCAGAAGTAGGAAATGAAATGGGGCAGTTATTAGGTGAAGCATTAACTTTAAGAGCTATGTATTATAGTGATTTGGTTAAAACTTGGGGAGACGTACCAGCTTTATTTGAACCTACAACTTTCGAAAGTGCATACACTCCAAAATCTAGTAGAAATATTGTTTATAAACAAATAATTGCTGATTTAGCTGAAGCTTCAGAACTTGTTGCATGGCCAAATGAAAGTTCTGCTACAACGAGTGTAGAAAAAGTAAACAAAGCATTTGTTAAAGGTTTAAGAGCAAGAGTTGCGTTGGCAGCAAGTGGTTTTCAACAGTTTCCTAATGATGGTGTACGTAGATCTAATGATCCAGATTTATCTGTAGCTAAAATGTATAAAATAGCTCTAGATGAATGTCGTTCTATTATTAATAGTGGTACTGTAGGTTTAGAACCTAGTTTTGAAACTGTATGGAGAAAACTAAATGAAGAAAATATTTCTGCAGGAGGTGAATCTATTTGGGAAATGCCTTTTTCTGACGGTCGTGGTCGTGTAAATTTCTCTTTTGCAATACGCCATAGAAGTGTAGACCAACATACAGGTCAAGCAAGAGGTGGTATTTCTGGACCTTTACCAACAGTTTTTTATGATTATGATGAAGCAGATTCTAGAAGAGATATAACGTGTGTTCCTTATCAATGGGGAACAGCAATAGATGGTTTTTCTAAACAAGAACTTGTTAGTTTAGATATTTGGTACTTTGGTAAATATCGTTACGAATGGATGAATCGTTATGTAACTTCTTCTAATGATGATGGTATCAATAAAATGTATATGCGTTATGCAGAAATAATTTTAATGGCTGCAGAAGCTGCAAATGAATTAGAAGGACCTTCTGCTGCTGCACCTTACTTAAAACAAATTAGAAGAAGAGCATTTAACGCTGCAGATCATGCAACTAAAGTAGACGGGTATGTTAATGCGCTTACAACTAAAGAAGATATGTTTAATGCAATTGTAAAAGAACATAAATATGAATTTACTGGAGAAATGGAGCGTAAACAAGCTTTAATTCGTTGGAATAAACTTGGAACTAATTTAGCAACTGCCAAACAAAAAATGCTAGATTTAAAAAACAGAACAGGAGAATATGCTGATGTTCCTACGACTTTATATTATAAATATGAAGCAGACGAAGAAACTCTAAAAATATATGGTTTAAATAGAGGAGAAACAACTAACCCTGGACCTGATTATTTTTCAAAAGACTGGACAGTTATTGAAGACGATGTTATTAACTCTCTTTTTAAAGAAGGTGTAAATCCAGATGACAGACAATTTTGGCCAATTTGGCAAGTATTTATAGATAGTAGTAATGGTACGTTAGTTAACGATTACGGATATTAA
- a CDS encoding pectate lyase family protein, giving the protein MIKKIIFTQLLLLLTCNISFGQHQLAFPSAEGFGKYTTGGRGGIIYKVTNLNDDGEGSFRKGIKKKGARIIVFDVSGTIELKSKLDVNKGKGNLTILGQTAPGKGITIKGYPFTIKANNVILRYLRFRMGDINKFQGDALGCGNTENVIIDHCSISWGTDENASFYNNKNFTLQWCIISEALNKSVHKKGAHGYGGIWGGINASFHHNLLANNNSRNPRFSGSKTTKNADNEFVDFRNNVIYNWGANSIYGGENGTYNIVNNYFKSSVATTSSKVNRIVSPSKPYGKFFVDGNYVNGFPIISKNNWNGGVQCDNLIDTKLSKEINIDKNIKTTSSLISYNDVLKNAGASIKRDKVDIRIVKNTKKGTISFKNGIIDSQDDVKGWPIIKLKKAKKDTDNDGIPDCWEKKNNLNFKDKKDASLKTLNKNYSNVEVYANSII; this is encoded by the coding sequence ATGATAAAAAAAATAATATTTACCCAATTATTACTTTTATTAACTTGTAATATTAGTTTTGGACAACATCAATTAGCTTTTCCATCTGCAGAAGGTTTTGGTAAATATACTACTGGTGGTAGAGGAGGTATTATTTATAAAGTAACCAATTTAAATGATGATGGAGAAGGAAGTTTTAGAAAAGGAATCAAAAAAAAGGGAGCAAGAATTATTGTTTTTGATGTTTCTGGTACTATAGAATTAAAATCTAAATTAGATGTAAATAAAGGCAAAGGTAACCTAACAATTTTAGGACAAACTGCCCCAGGAAAAGGAATTACAATTAAAGGTTATCCATTTACAATTAAGGCTAATAACGTAATTCTACGTTATTTAAGATTTAGAATGGGCGATATAAATAAGTTTCAAGGTGATGCTCTAGGTTGTGGAAATACAGAAAATGTTATTATAGACCATTGTTCTATAAGTTGGGGTACAGATGAAAATGCATCTTTTTACAATAACAAAAACTTTACTTTGCAATGGTGTATCATATCAGAAGCTTTAAACAAATCTGTACATAAAAAAGGGGCTCATGGTTATGGTGGAATTTGGGGCGGAATTAACGCTTCTTTTCATCATAATTTATTAGCGAATAATAATAGTAGAAACCCTAGGTTTAGTGGCTCTAAAACCACAAAAAATGCTGATAATGAATTTGTAGACTTTAGAAATAATGTAATTTATAATTGGGGAGCAAATAGTATTTATGGTGGTGAAAACGGAACATATAATATTGTAAATAATTATTTTAAATCTAGTGTTGCAACAACATCTTCTAAAGTAAATAGAATAGTTAGTCCGTCTAAACCTTATGGTAAATTTTTTGTTGATGGTAATTATGTAAATGGCTTTCCGATAATTTCTAAAAACAACTGGAATGGAGGGGTACAATGTGATAATTTAATTGACACAAAATTATCAAAAGAAATTAATATTGATAAAAACATTAAAACAACAAGTTCTTTGATTTCTTATAATGATGTTTTAAAAAATGCTGGTGCAAGTATTAAAAGAGATAAAGTTGATATAAGAATTGTAAAAAACACTAAAAAAGGAACTATTAGTTTTAAAAACGGAATTATTGATTCTCAAGATGATGTAAAGGGTTGGCCAATTATCAAACTAAAAAAAGCTAAAAAAGATACAGATAATGACGGAATTCCTGATTGTTGGGAGAAAAAAAACAATTTAAATTTTAAGGATAAAAAAGATGCTTCTTTAAAAACCTTAAATAAAAATTACAGTAATGTAGAAGTTTATGCGAATTCAATTATCTAA
- a CDS encoding DUF5123 domain-containing protein — protein MKIKNLIKVLFTVIVTISITSCDITNYDEDVIQELSVSREFAPIELTARVRNQTTVELNWIPREEINTYAVEFSADDPNFTTIFKSVEVSVEELPVQIKLEGLTEYSIRVKAISANGLEDSKWALATVTTLSEQLMLPSVNGDVAYNDALFRWEAGINVTKLVLQPGDITHTISEAEKSVGIATVTGLNSLTDYEVTLFNNDKPRGFSSIKTEVDPATGTVVKTSDDLLTMILNASFGETLILEPGDYTTQIGTANLDKSIIVRGLLSYDKPKININFQINNGATDVSFMNIEFDGKATVQDVVRYTGAGNYNSLLVSDCIVHDYDRSFIAGNTTDAIIQNVTVEKSIVTDVVTNGGDFIDFRNSDVLNLNVNTSTFNNCAPARDFIRMDDAGTLASQDPANISNVIIESCTLYACSNKNSKRLLYVRFEDNEIEVHNTLITDTEVEGYSDQSRTDEDIIFSNNNYFNAPTLIDDTVARYDASGTHTELDPGFVNPLIGDFTVTNQTLKDNLVGDPRWLK, from the coding sequence ATGAAGATAAAAAATTTAATTAAGGTACTTTTCACAGTAATTGTAACAATTAGTATTACTAGTTGCGATATTACAAATTATGATGAAGATGTAATACAAGAACTTTCTGTGAGCAGAGAATTTGCTCCCATAGAATTAACTGCTCGAGTTAGAAATCAAACAACAGTAGAATTAAACTGGATACCAAGAGAAGAAATCAACACATATGCTGTTGAATTTAGTGCAGATGATCCTAATTTTACAACTATTTTTAAGTCTGTAGAAGTTTCTGTAGAAGAACTTCCTGTTCAAATAAAGCTAGAAGGTTTAACAGAATACTCAATTAGAGTAAAAGCAATAAGTGCTAATGGGTTAGAAGACTCTAAATGGGCTTTAGCTACAGTAACAACTTTAAGCGAACAATTAATGTTACCTTCTGTAAACGGAGATGTTGCGTATAATGATGCACTTTTTAGATGGGAAGCAGGTATAAATGTAACTAAACTTGTATTACAACCAGGTGATATTACACATACTATATCTGAAGCAGAAAAATCTGTTGGAATTGCTACTGTTACAGGTCTAAATAGTTTAACAGACTATGAAGTTACACTATTTAACAACGATAAACCAAGAGGCTTTTCATCAATTAAAACAGAAGTAGATCCTGCAACAGGTACAGTTGTTAAAACTTCAGATGATTTACTTACTATGATTTTAAATGCAAGTTTTGGAGAAACCTTAATTTTAGAGCCTGGAGATTATACAACCCAAATTGGTACAGCTAATTTAGATAAATCTATAATTGTAAGAGGATTATTAAGTTACGATAAGCCAAAAATAAATATTAACTTTCAGATAAATAATGGTGCTACAGATGTAAGTTTTATGAATATAGAATTTGATGGAAAAGCAACAGTACAAGATGTTGTAAGGTATACAGGTGCTGGAAATTACAATTCTTTATTAGTTAGCGATTGTATTGTACACGATTATGATAGATCTTTTATTGCAGGTAATACAACAGATGCAATTATACAAAATGTAACAGTAGAAAAATCTATTGTAACTGATGTTGTTACAAATGGAGGTGATTTTATAGATTTCAGAAATTCTGATGTATTAAACTTAAATGTAAATACAAGTACTTTTAACAATTGTGCACCTGCTCGTGATTTTATTAGAATGGATGATGCTGGTACCTTAGCTTCTCAAGACCCAGCTAACATAAGTAATGTTATAATAGAAAGCTGTACATTATACGCTTGTTCTAATAAAAACAGTAAAAGGTTACTTTATGTTAGATTCGAAGATAATGAAATTGAAGTACACAACACATTAATTACAGATACAGAAGTTGAAGGTTATTCTGATCAATCTAGAACAGACGAAGACATAATTTTTAGTAATAATAATTACTTTAATGCACCAACTTTAATTGATGATACAGTTGCTAGATATGATGCTTCTGGAACACATACTGAATTAGACCCAGGTTTTGTAAATCCTTTAATAGGTGATTTTACTGTAACAAACCAAACATTAAAAGATAATTTAGTTGGGGATCCTAGATGGTTAAAGTAA
- a CDS encoding UxaA family hydrolase: protein MQKKIIKVNSSDNVAVALVNLKAGEVISFEGEDINVLSDTKSKHKIALEKFESGARIIMYGVLVGTANGIIEKGDVLTTENVKHQSDKVFGKTEKFSWTAPNVDKWKDRTFMGYHREDGQVGTENVWLFFPLVFCENRNIETLKEIFEKELLRQKPTAQQLLLRSLINDEETSAVEAEASTNVFENIDVKFITHPGGCGGIRQDSESLAKLLAGYVNNPNVAGATVLSLGCQNLQINIFKEALEAINPNLNKPVLIFEQQQMGTVDEMLTAIVKDSFKAIKEADNTERKPAPLSKLRVGLECGGSDGFSGISANPTLGAVSDLLVALKGTAILAEFPELCGVEQELVNRCVNEKDGDKFLALMQAFEKSVIDAGSGFDMNPSPGNIKDGLITDAMKSAGAAKKGGTSPVESVLDYGEYISKAGLNLLCTPGNDVESTTGLVGSGANVVLFTTGLGTPTGNPIAPIIKVSSNTELALKMPDIIDFETGAVIRGEKTIEKMAEELLDFIIEIASGNIQSKAKILNQNDFIPWRRGVSL, encoded by the coding sequence ATGCAAAAAAAAATAATAAAAGTAAATTCATCAGACAATGTAGCTGTAGCTTTAGTAAACCTAAAAGCTGGAGAAGTTATTTCTTTTGAAGGAGAAGATATTAATGTATTATCAGATACAAAATCTAAACATAAAATTGCATTAGAAAAATTTGAGTCTGGTGCAAGAATTATTATGTACGGTGTTCTTGTAGGAACAGCAAATGGGATTATTGAAAAAGGTGATGTTTTAACAACTGAAAATGTAAAACACCAAAGTGATAAAGTTTTTGGAAAAACAGAAAAGTTTAGTTGGACTGCCCCTAACGTAGATAAATGGAAAGATAGAACCTTTATGGGCTATCATAGAGAAGATGGTCAAGTAGGAACAGAAAATGTATGGCTATTTTTCCCATTAGTTTTTTGTGAAAACAGAAACATAGAAACCTTAAAAGAAATCTTCGAGAAAGAACTTTTAAGACAAAAACCAACTGCACAACAATTATTATTGCGTTCTCTTATAAACGACGAAGAAACTTCAGCAGTAGAAGCAGAAGCATCAACAAATGTTTTTGAGAATATAGATGTGAAATTTATTACACATCCAGGAGGTTGTGGCGGAATTAGACAAGACTCTGAAAGTTTAGCAAAATTATTGGCAGGTTATGTAAATAACCCAAATGTTGCAGGCGCAACAGTTTTGAGTTTAGGTTGTCAGAATTTACAAATCAATATTTTTAAAGAGGCATTAGAAGCTATCAATCCTAATTTAAACAAACCCGTTTTAATATTCGAACAACAACAAATGGGTACAGTTGATGAAATGCTAACCGCAATTGTAAAAGATTCATTTAAAGCAATTAAAGAGGCAGATAATACCGAACGTAAACCTGCACCTTTATCAAAATTAAGAGTTGGTTTAGAATGTGGAGGGTCTGATGGCTTTTCTGGTATTTCTGCAAATCCAACTTTAGGAGCTGTTTCAGATTTATTAGTAGCTTTAAAAGGAACTGCAATTTTAGCAGAGTTTCCAGAATTATGTGGTGTAGAGCAAGAATTGGTAAACAGATGCGTAAATGAAAAAGATGGTGATAAGTTTTTAGCATTAATGCAAGCTTTTGAAAAATCCGTTATAGATGCTGGTTCTGGTTTTGATATGAATCCATCTCCAGGAAATATAAAAGATGGCTTAATTACAGATGCAATGAAATCTGCTGGTGCAGCTAAAAAAGGAGGTACATCACCAGTAGAAAGTGTTTTAGATTATGGAGAATATATTTCTAAAGCAGGTTTAAATTTACTTTGTACACCAGGTAATGATGTAGAAAGTACCACTGGTTTAGTTGGTTCTGGAGCAAATGTTGTTTTGTTTACTACAGGTTTAGGTACACCAACAGGTAACCCTATAGCACCAATAATAAAAGTTTCTTCTAATACAGAATTAGCCTTAAAAATGCCAGATATTATTGATTTTGAAACAGGCGCTGTTATTCGTGGTGAAAAAACCATTGAAAAAATGGCAGAAGAATTGCTCGATTTTATTATTGAAATTGCAAGCGGAAACATACAATCTAAAGCTAAAATTTTAAATCAAAACGACTTCATTCCTTGGAGAAGGGGTGTTTCATTATAA